CCGGCGGACGCAGTGCCCGACCCCAGCATGGTCTCGATGGTGAGCGTCGACCGGTCGACGAGTTCCTGTGCCGCATTCGGCGTTCCCGCGTCCGATGCGCAGGAGGCAAGCGGAATCGCGAGCAGCAGCGCTGCGATGCCAACCCTGGTCGTTCCGCGAGCGACGCCGCGAACCACGTCATTATGTTTCATCATCAACCGTCTCCGTCTGAACGATCTGGGGAATTGATTTGGCCTCAATCCGCCTGTCGTTCAAATGGAAATTTGTTCATTGACCGTGACGACCCGCCATGCGTGACCGTGGTGCTCGATCCGTGTGACGGAAAGATTCTCGATCGCGAGGCTGAGCGCCTGGTGCGCCGTAAGGTCGAGAGCGTGGGCAACGGCCGCCCGGATTGCTCCGCCGTGAGAGACGGCAACGACGTCCTTCCCCCGGTGCGCGTCGCCCAGCCGGTCGAGACCGGCGCCGACACGCGCGCGCAACTGGGCGAAGCTCTCGCCTTCCGGCGGCTGCTCATCTCCGCCCACCGGCCAGAACGGATGCGGCGAACCGCGCCGGTTGAACTCCGACATGTTCATTCCCTGCCAGATCCCGAAATCCTGCTCGATCAGGGTTTCCTCGACCTGAGGGACGACCGGTCCGTATCCGGCAGCCATGATCGCTTCAGCTGTCAGCCGCGTGCGGGAGAGCGGGGTGACGACCCAATGAGCCGGGCGGGGCAGGCTGCTGGCGAGCGCGGCATAGCGTGGCGTGTCCCGCAGGCGGCGTTCGCCGCAGATCGGCACGTCCATCTGCCCATAGAGAAGGGCGAGTGCGTCCGGCGTGACGGTGGCATGGCGGATCAGCCAGAAGGTCGTCGGTTTCATGTCGAGTTCCGTCATTCGAGGTGGGGCCGGGCTGGGATCATTCGCCGATCGTGACCAGCGCGCCATTGCGTCGCGCCGCCCTGAACTGGGCGGCAAAAATCATGGCTGCGGCAGCCATCCAGATGCCATTCAGGCCGAACGCGATTCCAAGTTGGCTGAAATCCGTCACGTGCCGGTAGAGCGCGCTGCGCATGCCCGCGAAAATGTGGGCGGCCGGCAGCGCGTCGGCGACGGGGCGTAACCAGCCGGGGAGAATCGAGGCCGGATAGAAGACGCAGGCGACCGGAGTGAGGCCGAAAGCCAGTGTCCAGGCCAGCGCCTCAGCCGACGCCCCATAGCGGAACAGCAGCGAAATCACGCCCAGGGCGAGCCACCAGCCCATGAGAAACAGGTTCAGCATGAACAGGATGAGGGCGGGGCCAAATGTAAAGACGTTGAAGTCGTAGAGCAGAAAGGCGATGACGGCGGCCGGCGCAAGGCCGGCGAGGGAGCGCATGATGGAGACACCGAGCAGCGCGAAGACCATCTCCCGCGGGCGCAGCGGGCTGACGAAGACATGGCCCAGGTTACGGGACCAGATTTCTTCGAGGAACGAGATCGTTACCCCCATCTGCGCGCGAAGGGCGACTTCCCAGAGCAGCACGCCGCCGATCAGCGCGCCGGCGGCGCGTACCGGCAGGTCTGCATGGCCCTGAACGACGAATTTCGCCGTGAAGCCCCAGATCAGCAATTCGAGCGTCGGCCAGTAGGCGAGTTCGAGCAGGCGCGGCCAGGACCGCCGGTAAAGGCAGAAATGGCGATACATCAGACCCCAGATGCGGCGCAGAGCGGCAATCATGATGCCCGGGACTCCGTGCCGCGCGCGATGGCGAGAAAGACCTGCTCAAGATCACCGCGGCCATATCGCGCAATCAGCCCGGCCGGCGTGCCGCGATCGACGATGCGTCCACCCTTCATCATCAGAACCTCGGCACAGAGCCGCTCCACTTCGGCCATGTTGTGCGAGGCGAGCAGGATCGCCGCGCCCGTTTCGTCGCGATAGCGTTCGAGCCCGGTGCGGACGTAATCCGCGGTATCCGGATCGAGGCTTGCTGTTGGCTCATCGAGCAGAATCAGGGCGGGGCGGTTGATCAGCGCCTTGGCCAGCGCGACGCGGGTTTTCTGTCCGGCCGAAAGCGCGCCCGCCTTGCGGCGCAGGAGTGCCTCGAGATCGAAATCCCGGGCCAGTTCGCGAATCCGCCGCTCAAGCTGCGGAACGTTGTATAGATGACCGTAGACGCGCAGATTTTCCTCGACGGTCAGCCGCATCGGCAAGGCGACATAGGGCGACGAATAATTCATCCGGGCCAGCGCGGCGAACCGGTCGCGCGCCATGTCGTGGCCGAGCACGCGGATCGCTCCGGCGTCGGGCGCCAGGATGCCGAGAAGCATCGAAATCGTTGTCGTCTTGCCCGCGCCATTGCCCCCGAGCAGGCCGCAGGTGGTGCCCGGAGCGACTCTGAAACTCACGCCCTCCACCGCGCGCACGGCGCCGAAGCTCTTGGTCAGGTTCTCGACGTTGATCGCATCCATGCCGATGTCACTGAGGCCGTTTTCAGTCTTCCGCCGCCGGCTCGCGCCTCAGCACGAAAAGCCCCTGTTCCCCAAACAGATTGGCAAGCAGTGGAAAGCGCCGCCAGGGGGCACGGCGGCCGGCCTCGTCGGCGGCAAGCCATTGCTCGACCTGATAGTGTTCTGTCGCGCAGAGGTCGAAGAAGTCGCGAATCGTGCATGGATGGATATTCGGCGTCTCGTACCACATCCTGTTCCATGTCGTCGTCATCGGCATGCGCCCGGTCGAAAAGAGCTGCCAGCGCAGGCTCCAGTGGCCGAAATTCGGGAAGCTGACGATGGCCCTGGTGCCGACCCGCAGCATCTGGCGCAGCACCTCCCGCGGCTGTTCGACCGCCTGAAGCGTGCGCGAAAGCACGACGTAATCGAACGCGGCATCGGGATAGTGGATAAGGTCCGCATCCGCATCGCCCTGCATGACCGGCAGGCCATGGGCTACGGCGCGCGTGACTTCCGCCATGTCGATCTCGATGCCCCGCGCATCGCACCTGCGCGTGCGGGCGAGAAGGTCGATCAATGCGCCGTC
This genomic interval from Acidiphilium multivorum AIU301 contains the following:
- a CDS encoding histidine phosphatase family protein, yielding MKPTTFWLIRHATVTPDALALLYGQMDVPICGERRLRDTPRYAALASSLPRPAHWVVTPLSRTRLTAEAIMAAGYGPVVPQVEETLIEQDFGIWQGMNMSEFNRRGSPHPFWPVGGDEQPPEGESFAQLRARVGAGLDRLGDAHRGKDVVAVSHGGAIRAAVAHALDLTAHQALSLAIENLSVTRIEHHGHAWRVVTVNEQISI
- a CDS encoding ABC transporter permease, coding for MIAALRRIWGLMYRHFCLYRRSWPRLLELAYWPTLELLIWGFTAKFVVQGHADLPVRAAGALIGGVLLWEVALRAQMGVTISFLEEIWSRNLGHVFVSPLRPREMVFALLGVSIMRSLAGLAPAAVIAFLLYDFNVFTFGPALILFMLNLFLMGWWLALGVISLLFRYGASAEALAWTLAFGLTPVACVFYPASILPGWLRPVADALPAAHIFAGMRSALYRHVTDFSQLGIAFGLNGIWMAAAAMIFAAQFRAARRNGALVTIGE
- a CDS encoding ABC transporter ATP-binding protein, coding for MDAINVENLTKSFGAVRAVEGVSFRVAPGTTCGLLGGNGAGKTTTISMLLGILAPDAGAIRVLGHDMARDRFAALARMNYSSPYVALPMRLTVEENLRVYGHLYNVPQLERRIRELARDFDLEALLRRKAGALSAGQKTRVALAKALINRPALILLDEPTASLDPDTADYVRTGLERYRDETGAAILLASHNMAEVERLCAEVLMMKGGRIVDRGTPAGLIARYGRGDLEQVFLAIARGTESRAS
- the metW gene encoding methionine biosynthesis protein MetW, translating into MRVDLELIAEMIPPGSRVLDIGCGDGALIDLLARTRRCDARGIEIDMAEVTRAVAHGLPVMQGDADADLIHYPDAAFDYVVLSRTLQAVEQPREVLRQMLRVGTRAIVSFPNFGHWSLRWQLFSTGRMPMTTTWNRMWYETPNIHPCTIRDFFDLCATEHYQVEQWLAADEAGRRAPWRRFPLLANLFGEQGLFVLRREPAAED